The Mytilus trossulus isolate FHL-02 chromosome 13, PNRI_Mtr1.1.1.hap1, whole genome shotgun sequence genome has a segment encoding these proteins:
- the LOC134695072 gene encoding prolyl endopeptidase FAP-like isoform X1: MFAVTANTNNEESDGESYHVPKRGKRFYDNRKRVLSDTLLAKLENEELVGHTQDQRNWRGIAIALLVILIVCALIVTAIILVTPDTESSKEEDNRVKLSLENYLNQSFHPKELYVTWVDGDEAFVYRNDDGAVVEYNCTSNETVTLILSTVFKTLDTGVYKLSPDRKYAILTTGAPEHIYRHSTLSKYSLYNVSTGTYVPLEGYKNEDVLQYIGWAPKGPAVVFVQHNNIYHKNIITKETKQVTFDGITEEIFNGIPDWVYEEEILMSDSAIWWSQEATHILYAQFNDTGVKKYMYPYYGDPTNEYGEMKRIAYPKPGATNPTFKLKVHNLVTGKTSDVQAPKEFLNVDHYFTTVSWRDDTYFLVTWVNRAQNRTLFTVCTAVTGQCSLNFEEEVQGGWIEMDTPPLFTANGKDYLTLMPNKDGKAGYFKHVAMVELPVSNIGKQLSRNIGIRRFLTHGQYEVTDIVGINDELREVYFIATPGDARKRHLYSISTDSPSSSFTPTVKCLSCDIDEKCQYVTASFSHTGKYYILGCLGPDIPYFILKSTMSDISIMLEDNQVLRKKYDKVAFPKIKFIEIETEDGEKIHAKMLIPPVWNKDEIITYPLLMSVYGGPGSQLVTEKFEIKWASYLASTKNIIVAYVDARGTGARGDRFLHRMYKNLGSIEVQDTITAAQYFDSLSYVESSKLSIWGWSYGGYLTANVLGRQPKELFECGISVAPVTDWLYYDSVYTERYMNTPRENPNGYSTSSVLQYARNFKDVMFMLVHGTGDDNVHFQNSAQLMKALQEEDVYFTQQFYTDQQHGLNGGHTKEHLYKSMGDFLDECYHGTSAKYEERKEALEQEKQEPMEGER; the protein is encoded by the exons ATGTTTGCAGTCACAGCTAATACCAACAATGAGGAATCGGACGGGGAAAGCTATCATGTTCCGAAAAGAGGAAAAAGATTCTATGACAATAGAAAAAGGGTTTTGTCTGATACATTACTGGCAAAGTTGGAAAATGAG gaACTTGTTGGACACACTCAAGACCAAAGGAACTGGAGAGGCATTGCTATAGCCTTGTTGGTTATTCTGATTGTATGCGCTCTTATAGTGACAGCCATCATTCTAGTAACGCCAG ATACTGAAA GTTCGAAGGAGGAGGACAACAGAGTAAAGCTATCGTTAGAAAATTACCTTAACCAATCTTTTCATCCGAAAGAGCTGTATGTCACATGGGTGGACG gAGACGAGGCCTTTGTGTACAGAAACGATGATGGCGCAGTCGTAGAATACAACTGTACTTCTAATGAAACAGTAACCTTAATCTTAAGTACAGTCTTT AAAACATTAGACACTGGAGTTTATAAATTGTCACCTGACCGAAAATACGCCATTTTGACAACCGGTGCACCAGAACAT ATATACAGACATTCCACACTTTCAAAGTACAGTCTTTACAACGTGTCTACTGG GACGTATGTACCATTAGAAGGATACAAAAATGAGGATGTGTTACAGTACATTGGATGGGCCCCAAAAGGACCAGCTGTG GTTTTTGTGCAACATAATAATATATACCATAAAAATATCATTACGAAAGAAACCAAACAGGTGACATTTGATGGAATTACGGAGGAAATATTTAATGGAATTCCTGATTGGGTATACGAAG AGGAGATACTGATGTCTGACAGTGCAATATGGTGGTCTCAGGAAGCAACACATATTTTATATGCTCAGTTTAATGATACTGGAgtgaaaaaatacatgtatcctTACTATGGTGATCCAACCAATGAATACGGTGAAATGAAAAGAATAGCTTACCCAAAG CCTGGTGCGACAAATCCAACTTTCAAACTAAAAGTTCATAACTTAGTGACGGGTAAAACCAGTGACGTACAAGCGCCAAAAGAGTTTTTAAATGT TGACCATTATTTCACCACCGTATCCTGGCGAGATGATACATACTTTTTAGTGACATGGGTAAACAGAGCACAAAATAGAACGTTATTTACAGTGTGCACGGCCGTTACTGGGCAGTGTAGTTTG AACTTTGAAGAAGAGGTACAGGGAGGATGGATAGAAATG GATACGCCACCATTATTTACAGCCAATGGGAAAGATTATTTAACTTTAATGCCGAATAAAGATGGGAAAGCCGGGTACTTTAAACATGTCGCCATGGTGGAGTTACCCGTGAGTAATATCGGCAAG CAGTTGTCTCGAAATATTGGGATCAGAAGATTTCTTACCCATGGACAATACGAAGTGACAGATATAGTTGGTATTAATGATGAGTTAAGGGAGGTGTATTTCATAGCAACTCCCGGAGACGCAAGAAAAAGACATTTGTATAG TATCTCTACAGACAGTCCATCTTCATCATTCACACCCACCGTTAAGTGTTTGTCATGTGACATTGATGAGAAATGTCAATATGTCACAGCCTCTTTTAGTCATactgggaaatattatattcttGGATGCCTAGGTCCAGACATTCCTTACTTCATACTTAAATCAACCATGTCTGATATAT CAATCATGTTAGAAGACAATCAAGTTTTACGGAAGAAATACGATAAAGTGGCCTTCCCAAAAATTAAGTTTATAGAGATTGAAACAGAGGATGGTGAAA AAATTCATGCCAAGATGCTGATACCGCCTGTATGGAATAAAGATGAAATTATCACTTACccattgttaatgtctgt GTATGGAGGTCCAGGTTCGCAGTTAGTTacagaaaaatttgaaataaaatgggCATCATATTTAGCTAGTACTAAAAATATCATAGTGGCTTACGTAGACGCCAGAGGAACGGGTGCACGAGGAGATCGATTTTTACACAGGATGTATAAAAACCTTGGTTCCATAGAAGTTCAAGATACCATAACTGCTGCTCA atattttgatAGTTTATCATATGTAGAATCAAGTAAACTGTCAATTTGGGGATGG TCCTATGGTGGTTATTTAACTGCAAATGTACTGGGAAGACAGCCAAAAGAATTGTTTGAGTGTGGTATATCAGTTGCACCAGTAACAGATTGGTTATATTATG ATTCAGTGTATACAGAGAGGTATATGAACACTCCAAGAGAAAATCCAAATGGATACAGT ACAAGCTCAGTATTACAGTATGCCAGGAACTTTAAGGATGTTATGTTCATGCTGGTCCATGGCACTGGAGATG ATAATGTACACTTCCAAAATTCTGCTCAGTTAATGAAAGCTTTACAAGAGGAAGATGTTTACTTCACTCAACAG TTTTATACAGATCAACAACATGGCTTAAATGGTGGACATACGAAGgaacatttatataaatcaatgGGTGATTTTCTAGATGAGTGTTATCATGGTACATCAGCAAAGTatgaagaaagaaaagaagCATTAGAACAAGAGAAACAAGAACCAATGGAAGGAGAGAGATAA
- the LOC134695072 gene encoding dipeptidyl peptidase 4-like isoform X3: MFAVTANTNNEESDGESYHVPKRGKRFYDNRKRVLSDTLLAKLENEELVGHTQDQRNWRGIAIALLVILIVCALIVTAIILVTPGSKEEDNRVKLSLENYLNQSFHPKELYVTWVDGDEAFVYRNDDGAVVEYNCTSNETVTLILSTVFKTLDTGVYKLSPDRKYAILTTGAPEHIYRHSTLSKYSLYNVSTGTYVPLEGYKNEDVLQYIGWAPKGPAVVFVQHNNIYHKNIITKETKQVTFDGITEEIFNGIPDWVYEEEILMSDSAIWWSQEATHILYAQFNDTGVKKYMYPYYGDPTNEYGEMKRIAYPKPGATNPTFKLKVHNLVTGKTSDVQAPKEFLNVDHYFTTVSWRDDTYFLVTWVNRAQNRTLFTVCTAVTGQCSLNFEEEVQGGWIEMDTPPLFTANGKDYLTLMPNKDGKAGYFKHVAMVELPVSNIGKQLSRNIGIRRFLTHGQYEVTDIVGINDELREVYFIATPGDARKRHLYSISTDSPSSSFTPTVKCLSCDIDEKCQYVTASFSHTGKYYILGCLGPDIPYFILKSTMSDISIMLEDNQVLRKKYDKVAFPKIKFIEIETEDGEKIHAKMLIPPVWNKDEIITYPLLMSVYGGPGSQLVTEKFEIKWASYLASTKNIIVAYVDARGTGARGDRFLHRMYKNLGSIEVQDTITAAQYFDSLSYVESSKLSIWGWSYGGYLTANVLGRQPKELFECGISVAPVTDWLYYDSVYTERYMNTPRENPNGYSTSSVLQYARNFKDVMFMLVHGTGDDNVHFQNSAQLMKALQEEDVYFTQQFYTDQQHGLNGGHTKEHLYKSMGDFLDECYHGTSAKYEERKEALEQEKQEPMEGER; the protein is encoded by the exons ATGTTTGCAGTCACAGCTAATACCAACAATGAGGAATCGGACGGGGAAAGCTATCATGTTCCGAAAAGAGGAAAAAGATTCTATGACAATAGAAAAAGGGTTTTGTCTGATACATTACTGGCAAAGTTGGAAAATGAG gaACTTGTTGGACACACTCAAGACCAAAGGAACTGGAGAGGCATTGCTATAGCCTTGTTGGTTATTCTGATTGTATGCGCTCTTATAGTGACAGCCATCATTCTAGTAACGCCAG GTTCGAAGGAGGAGGACAACAGAGTAAAGCTATCGTTAGAAAATTACCTTAACCAATCTTTTCATCCGAAAGAGCTGTATGTCACATGGGTGGACG gAGACGAGGCCTTTGTGTACAGAAACGATGATGGCGCAGTCGTAGAATACAACTGTACTTCTAATGAAACAGTAACCTTAATCTTAAGTACAGTCTTT AAAACATTAGACACTGGAGTTTATAAATTGTCACCTGACCGAAAATACGCCATTTTGACAACCGGTGCACCAGAACAT ATATACAGACATTCCACACTTTCAAAGTACAGTCTTTACAACGTGTCTACTGG GACGTATGTACCATTAGAAGGATACAAAAATGAGGATGTGTTACAGTACATTGGATGGGCCCCAAAAGGACCAGCTGTG GTTTTTGTGCAACATAATAATATATACCATAAAAATATCATTACGAAAGAAACCAAACAGGTGACATTTGATGGAATTACGGAGGAAATATTTAATGGAATTCCTGATTGGGTATACGAAG AGGAGATACTGATGTCTGACAGTGCAATATGGTGGTCTCAGGAAGCAACACATATTTTATATGCTCAGTTTAATGATACTGGAgtgaaaaaatacatgtatcctTACTATGGTGATCCAACCAATGAATACGGTGAAATGAAAAGAATAGCTTACCCAAAG CCTGGTGCGACAAATCCAACTTTCAAACTAAAAGTTCATAACTTAGTGACGGGTAAAACCAGTGACGTACAAGCGCCAAAAGAGTTTTTAAATGT TGACCATTATTTCACCACCGTATCCTGGCGAGATGATACATACTTTTTAGTGACATGGGTAAACAGAGCACAAAATAGAACGTTATTTACAGTGTGCACGGCCGTTACTGGGCAGTGTAGTTTG AACTTTGAAGAAGAGGTACAGGGAGGATGGATAGAAATG GATACGCCACCATTATTTACAGCCAATGGGAAAGATTATTTAACTTTAATGCCGAATAAAGATGGGAAAGCCGGGTACTTTAAACATGTCGCCATGGTGGAGTTACCCGTGAGTAATATCGGCAAG CAGTTGTCTCGAAATATTGGGATCAGAAGATTTCTTACCCATGGACAATACGAAGTGACAGATATAGTTGGTATTAATGATGAGTTAAGGGAGGTGTATTTCATAGCAACTCCCGGAGACGCAAGAAAAAGACATTTGTATAG TATCTCTACAGACAGTCCATCTTCATCATTCACACCCACCGTTAAGTGTTTGTCATGTGACATTGATGAGAAATGTCAATATGTCACAGCCTCTTTTAGTCATactgggaaatattatattcttGGATGCCTAGGTCCAGACATTCCTTACTTCATACTTAAATCAACCATGTCTGATATAT CAATCATGTTAGAAGACAATCAAGTTTTACGGAAGAAATACGATAAAGTGGCCTTCCCAAAAATTAAGTTTATAGAGATTGAAACAGAGGATGGTGAAA AAATTCATGCCAAGATGCTGATACCGCCTGTATGGAATAAAGATGAAATTATCACTTACccattgttaatgtctgt GTATGGAGGTCCAGGTTCGCAGTTAGTTacagaaaaatttgaaataaaatgggCATCATATTTAGCTAGTACTAAAAATATCATAGTGGCTTACGTAGACGCCAGAGGAACGGGTGCACGAGGAGATCGATTTTTACACAGGATGTATAAAAACCTTGGTTCCATAGAAGTTCAAGATACCATAACTGCTGCTCA atattttgatAGTTTATCATATGTAGAATCAAGTAAACTGTCAATTTGGGGATGG TCCTATGGTGGTTATTTAACTGCAAATGTACTGGGAAGACAGCCAAAAGAATTGTTTGAGTGTGGTATATCAGTTGCACCAGTAACAGATTGGTTATATTATG ATTCAGTGTATACAGAGAGGTATATGAACACTCCAAGAGAAAATCCAAATGGATACAGT ACAAGCTCAGTATTACAGTATGCCAGGAACTTTAAGGATGTTATGTTCATGCTGGTCCATGGCACTGGAGATG ATAATGTACACTTCCAAAATTCTGCTCAGTTAATGAAAGCTTTACAAGAGGAAGATGTTTACTTCACTCAACAG TTTTATACAGATCAACAACATGGCTTAAATGGTGGACATACGAAGgaacatttatataaatcaatgGGTGATTTTCTAGATGAGTGTTATCATGGTACATCAGCAAAGTatgaagaaagaaaagaagCATTAGAACAAGAGAAACAAGAACCAATGGAAGGAGAGAGATAA
- the LOC134695072 gene encoding prolyl endopeptidase FAP-like isoform X16 gives MEKKSKAESPDGEQELVGHTQDQRNWRGIAIALLVILIVCALIVTAIILVTPDTESSKEEDNRVKLSLENYLNQSFHPKELYVTWVDGDEAFVYRNDDGAVVEYNCTSNETVTLILSTVFKTLDTGVYKLSPDRKYAILTTGAPEHIYRHSTLSKYSLYNVSTGTYVPLEGYKNEDVLQYIGWAPKGPAVVFVQHNNIYHKNIITKETKQVTFDGITEEIFNGIPDWVYEEEILMSDSAIWWSQEATHILYAQFNDTGVKKYMYPYYGDPTNEYGEMKRIAYPKPGATNPTFKLKVHNLVTGKTSDVQAPKEFLNVDHYFTTVSWRDDTYFLVTWVNRAQNRTLFTVCTAVTGQCSLNFEEEVQGGWIEMDTPPLFTANGKDYLTLMPNKDGKAGYFKHVAMVELPVSNIGKQLSRNIGIRRFLTHGQYEVTDIVGINDELREVYFIATPGDARKRHLYSISTDSPSSSFTPTVKCLSCDIDEKCQYVTASFSHTGKYYILGCLGPDIPYFILKSTMSDISIMLEDNQVLRKKYDKVAFPKIKFIEIETEDGEKIHAKMLIPPVWNKDEIITYPLLMSVYGGPGSQLVTEKFEIKWASYLASTKNIIVAYVDARGTGARGDRFLHRMYKNLGSIEVQDTITAAQYFDSLSYVESSKLSIWGWSYGGYLTANVLGRQPKELFECGISVAPVTDWLYYDSVYTERYMNTPRENPNGYSTSSVLQYARNFKDVMFMLVHGTGDDNVHFQNSAQLMKALQEEDVYFTQQFYTDQQHGLNGGHTKEHLYKSMGDFLDECYHGTSAKYEERKEALEQEKQEPMEGER, from the exons gaACTTGTTGGACACACTCAAGACCAAAGGAACTGGAGAGGCATTGCTATAGCCTTGTTGGTTATTCTGATTGTATGCGCTCTTATAGTGACAGCCATCATTCTAGTAACGCCAG ATACTGAAA GTTCGAAGGAGGAGGACAACAGAGTAAAGCTATCGTTAGAAAATTACCTTAACCAATCTTTTCATCCGAAAGAGCTGTATGTCACATGGGTGGACG gAGACGAGGCCTTTGTGTACAGAAACGATGATGGCGCAGTCGTAGAATACAACTGTACTTCTAATGAAACAGTAACCTTAATCTTAAGTACAGTCTTT AAAACATTAGACACTGGAGTTTATAAATTGTCACCTGACCGAAAATACGCCATTTTGACAACCGGTGCACCAGAACAT ATATACAGACATTCCACACTTTCAAAGTACAGTCTTTACAACGTGTCTACTGG GACGTATGTACCATTAGAAGGATACAAAAATGAGGATGTGTTACAGTACATTGGATGGGCCCCAAAAGGACCAGCTGTG GTTTTTGTGCAACATAATAATATATACCATAAAAATATCATTACGAAAGAAACCAAACAGGTGACATTTGATGGAATTACGGAGGAAATATTTAATGGAATTCCTGATTGGGTATACGAAG AGGAGATACTGATGTCTGACAGTGCAATATGGTGGTCTCAGGAAGCAACACATATTTTATATGCTCAGTTTAATGATACTGGAgtgaaaaaatacatgtatcctTACTATGGTGATCCAACCAATGAATACGGTGAAATGAAAAGAATAGCTTACCCAAAG CCTGGTGCGACAAATCCAACTTTCAAACTAAAAGTTCATAACTTAGTGACGGGTAAAACCAGTGACGTACAAGCGCCAAAAGAGTTTTTAAATGT TGACCATTATTTCACCACCGTATCCTGGCGAGATGATACATACTTTTTAGTGACATGGGTAAACAGAGCACAAAATAGAACGTTATTTACAGTGTGCACGGCCGTTACTGGGCAGTGTAGTTTG AACTTTGAAGAAGAGGTACAGGGAGGATGGATAGAAATG GATACGCCACCATTATTTACAGCCAATGGGAAAGATTATTTAACTTTAATGCCGAATAAAGATGGGAAAGCCGGGTACTTTAAACATGTCGCCATGGTGGAGTTACCCGTGAGTAATATCGGCAAG CAGTTGTCTCGAAATATTGGGATCAGAAGATTTCTTACCCATGGACAATACGAAGTGACAGATATAGTTGGTATTAATGATGAGTTAAGGGAGGTGTATTTCATAGCAACTCCCGGAGACGCAAGAAAAAGACATTTGTATAG TATCTCTACAGACAGTCCATCTTCATCATTCACACCCACCGTTAAGTGTTTGTCATGTGACATTGATGAGAAATGTCAATATGTCACAGCCTCTTTTAGTCATactgggaaatattatattcttGGATGCCTAGGTCCAGACATTCCTTACTTCATACTTAAATCAACCATGTCTGATATAT CAATCATGTTAGAAGACAATCAAGTTTTACGGAAGAAATACGATAAAGTGGCCTTCCCAAAAATTAAGTTTATAGAGATTGAAACAGAGGATGGTGAAA AAATTCATGCCAAGATGCTGATACCGCCTGTATGGAATAAAGATGAAATTATCACTTACccattgttaatgtctgt GTATGGAGGTCCAGGTTCGCAGTTAGTTacagaaaaatttgaaataaaatgggCATCATATTTAGCTAGTACTAAAAATATCATAGTGGCTTACGTAGACGCCAGAGGAACGGGTGCACGAGGAGATCGATTTTTACACAGGATGTATAAAAACCTTGGTTCCATAGAAGTTCAAGATACCATAACTGCTGCTCA atattttgatAGTTTATCATATGTAGAATCAAGTAAACTGTCAATTTGGGGATGG TCCTATGGTGGTTATTTAACTGCAAATGTACTGGGAAGACAGCCAAAAGAATTGTTTGAGTGTGGTATATCAGTTGCACCAGTAACAGATTGGTTATATTATG ATTCAGTGTATACAGAGAGGTATATGAACACTCCAAGAGAAAATCCAAATGGATACAGT ACAAGCTCAGTATTACAGTATGCCAGGAACTTTAAGGATGTTATGTTCATGCTGGTCCATGGCACTGGAGATG ATAATGTACACTTCCAAAATTCTGCTCAGTTAATGAAAGCTTTACAAGAGGAAGATGTTTACTTCACTCAACAG TTTTATACAGATCAACAACATGGCTTAAATGGTGGACATACGAAGgaacatttatataaatcaatgGGTGATTTTCTAGATGAGTGTTATCATGGTACATCAGCAAAGTatgaagaaagaaaagaagCATTAGAACAAGAGAAACAAGAACCAATGGAAGGAGAGAGATAA
- the LOC134695072 gene encoding dipeptidyl peptidase 4-like isoform X17 yields the protein MEKKSKAESPDGEQELVGHTQDQRNWRGIAIALLVILIVCALIVTAIILVTPGSKEEDNRVKLSLENYLNQSFHPKELYVTWVDGDEAFVYRNDDGAVVEYNCTSNETVTLILSTVFKTLDTGVYKLSPDRKYAILTTGAPEHIYRHSTLSKYSLYNVSTGTYVPLEGYKNEDVLQYIGWAPKGPAVVFVQHNNIYHKNIITKETKQVTFDGITEEIFNGIPDWVYEEEILMSDSAIWWSQEATHILYAQFNDTGVKKYMYPYYGDPTNEYGEMKRIAYPKPGATNPTFKLKVHNLVTGKTSDVQAPKEFLNVDHYFTTVSWRDDTYFLVTWVNRAQNRTLFTVCTAVTGQCSLNFEEEVQGGWIEMDTPPLFTANGKDYLTLMPNKDGKAGYFKHVAMVELPVSNIGKQLSRNIGIRRFLTHGQYEVTDIVGINDELREVYFIATPGDARKRHLYSISTDSPSSSFTPTVKCLSCDIDEKCQYVTASFSHTGKYYILGCLGPDIPYFILKSTMSDISIMLEDNQVLRKKYDKVAFPKIKFIEIETEDGEKIHAKMLIPPVWNKDEIITYPLLMSVYGGPGSQLVTEKFEIKWASYLASTKNIIVAYVDARGTGARGDRFLHRMYKNLGSIEVQDTITAAQYFDSLSYVESSKLSIWGWSYGGYLTANVLGRQPKELFECGISVAPVTDWLYYDSVYTERYMNTPRENPNGYSTSSVLQYARNFKDVMFMLVHGTGDDNVHFQNSAQLMKALQEEDVYFTQQFYTDQQHGLNGGHTKEHLYKSMGDFLDECYHGTSAKYEERKEALEQEKQEPMEGER from the exons gaACTTGTTGGACACACTCAAGACCAAAGGAACTGGAGAGGCATTGCTATAGCCTTGTTGGTTATTCTGATTGTATGCGCTCTTATAGTGACAGCCATCATTCTAGTAACGCCAG GTTCGAAGGAGGAGGACAACAGAGTAAAGCTATCGTTAGAAAATTACCTTAACCAATCTTTTCATCCGAAAGAGCTGTATGTCACATGGGTGGACG gAGACGAGGCCTTTGTGTACAGAAACGATGATGGCGCAGTCGTAGAATACAACTGTACTTCTAATGAAACAGTAACCTTAATCTTAAGTACAGTCTTT AAAACATTAGACACTGGAGTTTATAAATTGTCACCTGACCGAAAATACGCCATTTTGACAACCGGTGCACCAGAACAT ATATACAGACATTCCACACTTTCAAAGTACAGTCTTTACAACGTGTCTACTGG GACGTATGTACCATTAGAAGGATACAAAAATGAGGATGTGTTACAGTACATTGGATGGGCCCCAAAAGGACCAGCTGTG GTTTTTGTGCAACATAATAATATATACCATAAAAATATCATTACGAAAGAAACCAAACAGGTGACATTTGATGGAATTACGGAGGAAATATTTAATGGAATTCCTGATTGGGTATACGAAG AGGAGATACTGATGTCTGACAGTGCAATATGGTGGTCTCAGGAAGCAACACATATTTTATATGCTCAGTTTAATGATACTGGAgtgaaaaaatacatgtatcctTACTATGGTGATCCAACCAATGAATACGGTGAAATGAAAAGAATAGCTTACCCAAAG CCTGGTGCGACAAATCCAACTTTCAAACTAAAAGTTCATAACTTAGTGACGGGTAAAACCAGTGACGTACAAGCGCCAAAAGAGTTTTTAAATGT TGACCATTATTTCACCACCGTATCCTGGCGAGATGATACATACTTTTTAGTGACATGGGTAAACAGAGCACAAAATAGAACGTTATTTACAGTGTGCACGGCCGTTACTGGGCAGTGTAGTTTG AACTTTGAAGAAGAGGTACAGGGAGGATGGATAGAAATG GATACGCCACCATTATTTACAGCCAATGGGAAAGATTATTTAACTTTAATGCCGAATAAAGATGGGAAAGCCGGGTACTTTAAACATGTCGCCATGGTGGAGTTACCCGTGAGTAATATCGGCAAG CAGTTGTCTCGAAATATTGGGATCAGAAGATTTCTTACCCATGGACAATACGAAGTGACAGATATAGTTGGTATTAATGATGAGTTAAGGGAGGTGTATTTCATAGCAACTCCCGGAGACGCAAGAAAAAGACATTTGTATAG TATCTCTACAGACAGTCCATCTTCATCATTCACACCCACCGTTAAGTGTTTGTCATGTGACATTGATGAGAAATGTCAATATGTCACAGCCTCTTTTAGTCATactgggaaatattatattcttGGATGCCTAGGTCCAGACATTCCTTACTTCATACTTAAATCAACCATGTCTGATATAT CAATCATGTTAGAAGACAATCAAGTTTTACGGAAGAAATACGATAAAGTGGCCTTCCCAAAAATTAAGTTTATAGAGATTGAAACAGAGGATGGTGAAA AAATTCATGCCAAGATGCTGATACCGCCTGTATGGAATAAAGATGAAATTATCACTTACccattgttaatgtctgt GTATGGAGGTCCAGGTTCGCAGTTAGTTacagaaaaatttgaaataaaatgggCATCATATTTAGCTAGTACTAAAAATATCATAGTGGCTTACGTAGACGCCAGAGGAACGGGTGCACGAGGAGATCGATTTTTACACAGGATGTATAAAAACCTTGGTTCCATAGAAGTTCAAGATACCATAACTGCTGCTCA atattttgatAGTTTATCATATGTAGAATCAAGTAAACTGTCAATTTGGGGATGG TCCTATGGTGGTTATTTAACTGCAAATGTACTGGGAAGACAGCCAAAAGAATTGTTTGAGTGTGGTATATCAGTTGCACCAGTAACAGATTGGTTATATTATG ATTCAGTGTATACAGAGAGGTATATGAACACTCCAAGAGAAAATCCAAATGGATACAGT ACAAGCTCAGTATTACAGTATGCCAGGAACTTTAAGGATGTTATGTTCATGCTGGTCCATGGCACTGGAGATG ATAATGTACACTTCCAAAATTCTGCTCAGTTAATGAAAGCTTTACAAGAGGAAGATGTTTACTTCACTCAACAG TTTTATACAGATCAACAACATGGCTTAAATGGTGGACATACGAAGgaacatttatataaatcaatgGGTGATTTTCTAGATGAGTGTTATCATGGTACATCAGCAAAGTatgaagaaagaaaagaagCATTAGAACAAGAGAAACAAGAACCAATGGAAGGAGAGAGATAA